The Flavobacterium marginilacus genome window below encodes:
- a CDS encoding glycoside hydrolase family 127 protein, translated as MIQNSIKKTLWIGLILVSASVVYGQSAKLESFPLSSVRLLDSPFKAAQQTDLKYILSLDADRLLAPYFKEAGLETKAKNYPNWENTGLDGHIGGHYVSALSEMYAATGNQQIKQRLDYMLNGFEKCQQKNGNGYIGGVPGSKALWEEITKGKIEAGSFSLNNKWVPWYNIHKVYAGLADAYTLTGSEKAKKMLIQLSDWCLNLTANLTDDQIQQMLRSEHGGMNEVFADVAAITGDKKYLILAQKFSHKAILDPLLKNTDALNGIHANTQIPKVIGFMRVSEVNGDKQWADAADFFWNTVVNNRTISIGGNSVREHFNPTNDFSSMLESREGPETCNSYNMLKLSKHLFLANPSSKYIDYYERTTYNHILSSQHPEGGFVYFTPIRPRHYRVYSEPQQSFWCCVGSGLENHGKYGELIYAHDKQNLYVNLFIPSTLNWKEKGITVTQNTKFPFEEQSSLTLTLKKPQQFAIKFRYPSWVEDGKMKITVNSKEISISKDANSYVSIEQKWKTGDIISVILPMHNKTEQLPDKSAWVSFLHGPIVLAAITDTTDLKGLIADDSRMGHIASGPIYPIEDAPLLVSSNTDLAASLKTVADKPFTYSASDIIYQEKYKNLKLVPFFQIHNARYMLYWPYTTQEKLPEIQKAMKEREEIQMKLEALTIDAVTAGEQQPESDHNFKGEKTDTGMFKERHYRNGQDFFSYDLKNLLLEARKLRITYFGADKNKDFDVYVNDTLAVSIKMDGSEGNQFIDKTIELPSAIIEGKQKILQIQFKAKPNSSITGIYEVRLLK; from the coding sequence ATGATACAGAATAGTATTAAAAAAACGCTTTGGATCGGACTAATATTAGTTTCAGCATCGGTCGTTTACGGACAGTCAGCCAAACTTGAAAGTTTTCCATTATCATCCGTGCGTCTGCTTGACAGTCCTTTTAAAGCAGCTCAGCAAACCGATTTGAAATATATTTTATCGCTTGATGCAGACCGTCTTCTGGCTCCTTATTTCAAAGAAGCCGGATTGGAAACAAAAGCAAAAAATTATCCCAATTGGGAAAATACAGGTCTTGATGGTCACATTGGCGGTCATTATGTTTCGGCTTTATCCGAAATGTATGCAGCAACTGGAAATCAGCAGATAAAACAAAGGCTTGATTATATGCTTAATGGTTTCGAAAAATGCCAGCAGAAAAACGGAAACGGATACATTGGCGGTGTTCCGGGAAGCAAAGCATTATGGGAAGAAATTACCAAAGGAAAAATTGAGGCCGGAAGCTTTTCCCTGAATAATAAATGGGTGCCATGGTACAATATCCATAAAGTATATGCCGGACTGGCTGATGCTTACACTCTGACTGGAAGTGAAAAAGCCAAAAAAATGCTGATCCAGCTTTCGGACTGGTGCCTGAATCTTACCGCAAATCTTACCGATGACCAAATCCAGCAGATGCTGCGCAGCGAACACGGCGGTATGAATGAAGTTTTTGCTGATGTAGCAGCAATCACAGGTGATAAAAAATATCTGATTCTGGCACAAAAATTCTCTCATAAAGCCATTCTTGATCCGCTTTTGAAAAATACAGATGCCCTTAACGGAATTCACGCCAATACACAAATCCCTAAAGTAATAGGTTTTATGCGTGTTTCCGAAGTGAATGGAGATAAACAATGGGCAGATGCAGCAGACTTTTTTTGGAATACCGTTGTAAATAACCGCACGATTTCTATCGGAGGAAACAGCGTCAGAGAACACTTTAACCCAACAAACGATTTTTCGTCTATGCTGGAATCGAGAGAAGGCCCGGAAACCTGCAACAGTTACAATATGCTTAAACTGAGTAAGCATTTGTTCCTTGCCAATCCTTCTTCAAAATATATAGATTATTATGAGCGTACAACCTACAATCATATACTGTCATCCCAGCATCCAGAGGGGGGATTTGTGTATTTCACTCCTATCCGCCCGCGTCATTACAGAGTGTATTCAGAACCGCAGCAGTCTTTCTGGTGCTGTGTGGGATCTGGTTTAGAGAATCACGGAAAATATGGCGAACTGATTTATGCCCATGACAAACAAAATCTCTATGTTAACCTTTTTATTCCTTCGACCCTGAATTGGAAAGAAAAAGGAATTACTGTAACTCAAAACACTAAATTCCCGTTTGAAGAACAATCTTCATTAACATTAACATTAAAAAAACCACAGCAGTTTGCCATTAAGTTCCGTTATCCTTCTTGGGTTGAAGACGGAAAAATGAAGATTACTGTCAACAGCAAAGAAATCAGCATTTCAAAAGATGCGAATTCTTATGTTTCCATCGAACAAAAATGGAAAACAGGAGATATAATTTCTGTTATTTTACCAATGCATAACAAAACAGAACAGCTTCCGGACAAATCAGCTTGGGTTTCTTTTCTGCATGGACCTATCGTGTTGGCAGCAATTACGGACACAACCGATCTTAAAGGTTTAATAGCCGATGACAGCCGTATGGGGCATATTGCCAGCGGACCGATTTATCCAATAGAAGATGCGCCATTACTGGTTTCCAGCAATACTGATTTAGCTGCTTCATTGAAAACCGTAGCGGATAAACCTTTTACTTATTCCGCTTCGGATATTATTTATCAGGAAAAATACAAAAACCTGAAACTCGTTCCATTCTTCCAGATTCACAATGCAAGATACATGCTGTATTGGCCTTATACGACGCAGGAAAAACTGCCCGAAATACAAAAAGCAATGAAAGAGCGGGAAGAAATTCAGATGAAACTGGAAGCTCTTACTATTGATGCAGTTACCGCCGGAGAACAACAGCCGGAATCAGACCATAATTTCAAAGGAGAAAAGACTGATACCGGAATGTTTAAAGAACGTCATTACCGTAACGGACAAGATTTCTTTAGTTACGATTTAAAAAATCTGCTTCTGGAAGCCCGAAAACTGCGCATTACTTATTTTGGTGCCGACAAGAATAAAGATTTTGATGTTTATGTCAATGATACTTTGGCAGTATCAATAAAGATGGACGGATCCGAAGGAAATCAATTTATCGACAAGACAATTGAACTTCCTTCAGCCATTATTGAAGGAAAACAAAAAATACTGCAGATACAATTTAAGGCAAAGCCAAATTCTAGTATTACGGGTATTTATGAAGTACGGTTATTGAAATAG
- a CDS encoding GH39 family glycosyl hydrolase, whose translation MIKHFLTCCLCVSFTITTIKAQETFVPQKSAEVKIMLDKPVGDMYPMWAWFGYDEPNYTYMKDGKKLLTELAALSPVPVYVRAHSLLVSGDGTAALKWGSTNAYTEDSNGNPIYNWKIVDSIFDTYIKRGMKPLAQIGFMPQAMSTNPEPYKHFWKPGDPYSDILTGWAYPPKDYNKWAELVYQWVKHSVERYGKKEVESWYWEVWNEPNGYWKGTMEEFFKLYDYSADAVKRALPTAKIGGLNIAGTRSENAQKWTNAFIQHCISGTNYATGKKGSPLDAFLFHAKGNPKLVDGIVRMDMSPQLKDISTGFKIASSYPETKNLPIIIGESDPEGCAACGMATNPQNAYRNGTMYSSYTAASFARKYLLADKYNVNFLGAVSWSFEFENQPWFYGFRDLATNGVDKPVLNVFRMFGKMSGKRVAVQSSRMTPLDAIVENSVRGEQSEIGALASADKKTAAIMLWNYHDLDQLETAESVQVSISGIKAKKVTLTHYTIDSLHSNSYEVWKKMDSPQNPTAEQVTALEKAGQLETIGNPQKLNVKEGALEINISLPRQAVSLLKLDW comes from the coding sequence ATGATTAAACATTTTTTGACATGCTGCCTATGTGTAAGTTTTACAATAACTACCATTAAAGCACAGGAAACCTTTGTTCCGCAAAAATCAGCCGAAGTAAAAATAATGCTGGACAAACCAGTCGGAGACATGTACCCAATGTGGGCATGGTTCGGATATGATGAACCAAATTACACCTACATGAAAGATGGCAAAAAACTGCTGACCGAATTAGCAGCACTTTCACCTGTACCGGTATATGTAAGAGCACACAGCCTGCTTGTAAGCGGAGACGGAACTGCAGCACTTAAATGGGGCAGTACAAATGCTTATACAGAAGATTCCAATGGCAATCCAATATATAACTGGAAAATTGTCGACAGTATTTTTGACACTTATATCAAACGCGGTATGAAACCGCTTGCGCAGATTGGATTTATGCCACAAGCAATGAGTACAAACCCCGAGCCTTATAAACATTTCTGGAAACCGGGAGATCCATACAGCGATATTCTGACGGGCTGGGCTTATCCGCCAAAAGACTATAACAAATGGGCAGAACTAGTTTACCAATGGGTAAAACATAGTGTTGAACGTTATGGTAAAAAAGAAGTGGAAAGCTGGTATTGGGAAGTATGGAACGAACCCAACGGTTACTGGAAAGGCACTATGGAAGAATTCTTTAAGCTATACGATTATTCGGCAGATGCCGTGAAAAGAGCACTTCCAACAGCAAAAATCGGCGGTCTTAATATCGCTGGAACAAGGAGCGAAAATGCCCAAAAGTGGACAAATGCTTTTATACAGCATTGCATCAGCGGTACTAATTATGCAACAGGCAAAAAAGGCTCACCACTGGATGCTTTTCTTTTTCACGCAAAAGGAAATCCAAAATTAGTGGACGGCATAGTCCGAATGGATATGTCACCGCAGTTAAAGGACATTTCGACCGGATTCAAAATTGCATCCTCCTATCCGGAAACTAAAAATCTCCCGATCATCATTGGTGAAAGCGACCCGGAAGGATGTGCTGCCTGCGGCATGGCTACCAATCCGCAGAACGCTTACCGCAACGGCACTATGTACAGCAGTTACACAGCAGCATCGTTTGCCAGAAAATATCTGCTGGCCGATAAATATAATGTCAATTTTCTAGGTGCGGTTTCCTGGTCATTTGAATTCGAAAACCAGCCTTGGTTCTATGGTTTCCGTGATTTGGCAACAAACGGAGTCGATAAACCAGTACTGAATGTATTCCGTATGTTTGGTAAAATGAGTGGTAAACGCGTAGCTGTACAAAGTAGCCGCATGACTCCATTGGATGCAATTGTAGAGAACAGCGTACGCGGTGAACAGTCTGAAATTGGTGCACTTGCCAGCGCTGATAAAAAAACAGCTGCCATCATGCTCTGGAATTACCATGATCTTGACCAATTGGAAACTGCTGAATCAGTTCAGGTCAGCATTAGCGGTATCAAAGCTAAAAAAGTAACACTCACCCATTACACCATCGACAGCCTGCACAGCAACTCATACGAAGTTTGGAAAAAAATGGATTCTCCGCAAAATCCAACTGCAGAACAAGTAACAGCGCTTGAAAAAGCCGGTCAATTAGAAACCATTGGTAACCCGCAAAAACTAAATGTAAAAGAGGGAGCTTTGGAAATCAACATCTCCTTGCCCAGACAGGCAGTTTCCCTGCTCAAACTCGACTGGTAA
- a CDS encoding transketolase family protein yields MNQKIDNLAADNIRALAISMVEKANSGHPGGAMGGADFMHILYTEYLNYDPSQMDWPFRDRFFMDAGHLSALMYAQYYLLGNYKKEDVQQFRQWGSVTPGHPEVDVLRGIENTSGPLGQGHTMGVGAAIAAKFLGARFKGLFDHKIYGFITDGGVQEEISQGAGRIAGHLGLNNFIMFYDSNDVQLSSMTDEVTSEDTAMKYQAWGWNVITIDGHDHSQIRKALDTANQETERPTLIIGKTIMGKGCVTADGGMYEGECELHGKPIGDTKADYTKTLINLGANPEDPFTIYQEVASHYAAILSQKTEKASAKKQQIAQWENENPALAQKMELFLSGKLPELDLSKVVQKPNAATRDASSAVLAYLAENVENIIVSSADLSNSDKTDGFLKKSSVLQKNNFSGAFLQAGVAELTMTSIANGIALHGGVVPVVATFFVFSDYMKPAIRLAAIQELPVKYVLTHDSFRVGEDGPTHQPIEQEAQMRLLEKVKNHKGHQSLLALRPADAVETSVAWDMALKNTNTPTALILSRQGIKDIPAVQNSRYDEALGAQKGGYLVKQTTDPDITLIANGSEVSTLIGAAVILEEEHNLKVNIASIISEGLFKSQSKSYQESVIPKGKLVFGLTAGLPVNLEGLIGDSGKIAGLDHFGYSAPAGVLDEKFGFNSLSVAAEILKYIKGSN; encoded by the coding sequence ATGAACCAAAAAATTGACAATTTAGCCGCAGACAATATAAGAGCGCTGGCTATCTCTATGGTAGAAAAAGCAAATTCAGGACACCCGGGAGGTGCCATGGGAGGTGCTGATTTTATGCATATTTTATACACGGAATATTTAAATTATGATCCATCACAGATGGACTGGCCTTTCAGAGACCGTTTCTTTATGGATGCGGGACACTTATCGGCTTTGATGTATGCACAGTATTATTTATTAGGAAACTATAAAAAAGAAGACGTACAGCAGTTCAGACAATGGGGATCGGTAACGCCGGGACACCCTGAAGTGGATGTTTTAAGAGGAATCGAAAACACCTCAGGACCTCTTGGGCAAGGTCATACAATGGGGGTTGGAGCAGCAATTGCTGCCAAATTTCTTGGAGCAAGATTCAAAGGCCTTTTTGACCACAAAATATACGGATTCATTACCGACGGGGGCGTTCAGGAAGAGATTTCGCAGGGAGCCGGAAGAATCGCAGGACATTTGGGGCTGAACAATTTCATTATGTTTTATGATTCAAATGACGTACAGCTTTCTTCGATGACCGATGAAGTAACATCCGAAGATACTGCTATGAAATACCAGGCCTGGGGATGGAATGTAATCACCATTGACGGCCACGACCATTCGCAGATCCGAAAAGCGCTTGATACTGCCAATCAGGAAACGGAAAGACCGACCTTGATTATCGGAAAAACAATCATGGGCAAAGGCTGTGTTACTGCTGACGGAGGCATGTATGAAGGTGAATGCGAACTGCACGGAAAACCTATCGGTGACACCAAAGCCGATTACACAAAAACCTTAATAAACTTAGGAGCCAACCCGGAAGATCCTTTTACAATTTATCAGGAAGTAGCTTCGCATTATGCTGCTATTCTCTCCCAAAAAACAGAAAAAGCGTCTGCCAAAAAACAGCAGATTGCACAGTGGGAGAATGAAAATCCGGCATTGGCACAAAAAATGGAACTGTTTTTATCGGGAAAACTACCGGAACTGGATTTGAGTAAAGTGGTTCAGAAACCAAATGCGGCGACCAGAGATGCTTCATCAGCAGTACTGGCTTATCTGGCTGAAAACGTTGAAAATATCATTGTTTCCTCTGCCGATTTATCCAACAGTGATAAAACTGACGGCTTTTTGAAAAAATCATCTGTACTGCAGAAAAATAATTTCAGCGGTGCCTTTTTACAGGCAGGAGTTGCCGAACTGACGATGACTTCCATTGCCAACGGAATCGCTCTCCATGGCGGTGTAGTCCCTGTAGTGGCAACATTCTTTGTGTTTTCAGATTATATGAAACCAGCCATCCGACTGGCAGCCATTCAAGAACTTCCTGTGAAATATGTGCTTACACACGACTCTTTCCGCGTGGGCGAAGACGGACCTACACACCAGCCAATCGAGCAGGAAGCACAGATGCGTCTATTAGAAAAAGTAAAAAACCATAAGGGACACCAAAGCCTTTTGGCACTTCGCCCTGCCGATGCCGTTGAAACTTCGGTGGCCTGGGATATGGCTTTGAAAAATACTAATACTCCAACGGCTTTAATCCTTTCCAGACAGGGTATTAAAGATATTCCGGCAGTTCAAAATTCAAGATATGATGAAGCTCTTGGAGCCCAAAAAGGAGGCTATCTGGTAAAACAGACTACAGATCCTGACATTACTTTAATCGCAAACGGATCGGAAGTTTCTACGCTTATCGGTGCTGCAGTGATTTTAGAAGAAGAACACAATCTGAAGGTAAATATCGCTTCAATAATATCCGAAGGATTGTTTAAATCACAGTCCAAATCGTATCAGGAGAGCGTTATTCCAAAAGGGAAATTAGTTTTTGGACTTACGGCAGGATTACCAGTTAACCTTGAAGGATTAATAGGCGACAGCGGAAAAATAGCAGGACTGGATCATTTTGGCTATTCAGCACCGGCGGGTGTTCTGGATGAAAAATTCGGGTTTAACAGCCTAAGCGTTGCTGCAGAAATACTGAAATATATCAAAGGAAGTAACTAA
- the fsa gene encoding fructose-6-phosphate aldolase encodes MKFFIDTANLKDIKEANDLGILDGVTTNPSLMAKEGITGADNILAHYVKICELVDGDVSAEVISTDFEGMIAEGEKLAALHPQIVVKIPMIKDGIKACKYFSDKGIRTNVTLVFSVGQALLAAKAGATYVSPFLGRLDDICTDGMGLIAEIRQVYDNYDFQTQILSASVRNTMHVINCAKVGSDVMTGPLSSITGLLKHPLTDSGLATFLADYQKGNS; translated from the coding sequence ATGAAATTTTTTATCGATACAGCAAATTTAAAAGACATCAAAGAAGCCAACGATTTAGGAATATTAGACGGAGTAACAACAAATCCTTCGCTTATGGCAAAAGAAGGAATCACAGGAGCCGACAACATTCTTGCACATTATGTAAAAATATGCGAATTAGTTGACGGTGATGTAAGCGCCGAAGTAATTTCGACCGATTTTGAAGGAATGATTGCCGAAGGAGAAAAACTGGCCGCTTTACATCCGCAGATTGTGGTTAAAATCCCAATGATTAAAGACGGAATAAAGGCATGCAAATATTTTTCTGATAAAGGAATCAGAACTAATGTGACTTTGGTTTTCTCAGTTGGACAGGCATTGCTTGCAGCCAAAGCGGGTGCTACCTATGTTTCTCCATTTTTAGGAAGACTGGATGACATTTGTACAGACGGTATGGGACTAATTGCCGAAATCAGACAGGTATATGACAATTATGATTTTCAGACACAGATTTTATCAGCTTCTGTCCGAAATACTATGCACGTAATTAATTGTGCCAAAGTAGGATCGGATGTAATGACTGGTCCGTTATCTTCAATAACCGGATTATTAAAACATCCTTTGACTGACAGCGGATTGGCAACATTCTTGGCTGATTACCAAAAAGGAAACAGCTAA
- a CDS encoding NUDIX hydrolase, giving the protein MLNSYSTEDKALLAVDCIIFGFDDEGLKILLIKRDFEPEKGKWSLMGGFLKKEEVLDDAAIRVLNTYTGIQDIYMEQLYTYSEIDRDPVERTISVAYYALINVENHNAELIQNYHAKWFSVSEVPKLIFDHDKMLAHAIRRLRYRTSMKPVGFELLPEKFKMSQLLKLYESILDKEIDKRNFISKINSLDILIKLDEKDMTSSRKGSYLYTFDKEKYDAKLLNDFAINF; this is encoded by the coding sequence ATGTTAAATAGTTATAGTACAGAAGATAAAGCTCTTTTAGCGGTCGATTGTATCATTTTTGGCTTTGATGACGAGGGTCTAAAAATTCTCTTAATTAAAAGGGACTTCGAACCCGAAAAAGGAAAATGGTCTTTAATGGGAGGATTCCTTAAGAAAGAGGAAGTATTAGACGATGCCGCCATCAGGGTACTGAATACTTATACAGGAATTCAGGATATTTATATGGAACAGCTTTATACTTATAGTGAAATAGACCGTGATCCTGTTGAGAGAACGATATCGGTTGCTTATTATGCTTTGATTAATGTTGAAAATCATAATGCTGAATTGATTCAGAATTATCATGCCAAATGGTTTAGTGTTTCTGAAGTGCCAAAGCTGATTTTTGACCACGATAAAATGTTAGCACATGCCATTAGAAGACTGCGTTATAGAACCTCAATGAAACCTGTTGGCTTTGAGCTTTTGCCTGAAAAATTTAAAATGAGCCAGCTGCTTAAGCTGTATGAATCAATTCTGGACAAAGAAATTGATAAAAGAAATTTTATCAGTAAAATCAATTCACTGGATATACTAATAAAATTGGATGAAAAAGATATGACTTCGTCAAGAAAAGGTTCATACCTCTATACTTTTGACAAAGAGAAATATGATGCTAAACTTTTGAACGATTTTGCTATAAACTTTTAA
- a CDS encoding alpha-N-arabinofuranosidase translates to MKKVLLFLFISSILSQTGFAQKETTALTIKNTADAPTINKNIYGHFAEHLGRCIYGGFFVGDTSKIPNTAGVRNDIVKALKELKIPNLRWPGGCFADTYHWKDGIGPKENRPTIVNQWWGGVTEDNSFGTHDFLNMCELLGAEPYLSGNVGSGTVQELADWVQYTNFGGKSPMSDLRKKNGRTEPWKVKFWGIGNEAWGCGGNMTADYYSGEYKKYATFMGDGLNRIASGANSSDYSWTETLMKNVPLNMLGGVALHHYSVIDWNKKGDGVDFTEDQYFSTMKEALKMEELVTKHSAIMDKYDPKQKVALVVDEWGGWYDVEKGSNPGFLYQQNTMRDAVLAGATLNIFNNHADRVRMANLAQCINVLQAVILTDKAKMITTPTYSVMKMYSVHQDAKLLPVIFQSPLYTFNGQTLPAISASASKDKNGAIHISLVNIDAKKTNKIEIDTKDLDAKNFTGTIITAPKLQDYNSFENPNKITPTVFKGFENKKGKLEITIPPFSVVVIEGI, encoded by the coding sequence ATGAAAAAAGTCTTATTATTTTTGTTTATTTCATCTATTTTGAGCCAAACTGGATTTGCACAAAAAGAAACTACAGCACTTACCATAAAAAATACTGCAGATGCACCAACAATCAACAAAAATATCTATGGTCATTTTGCAGAACATTTAGGAAGATGTATCTATGGAGGTTTTTTTGTTGGTGATACTTCCAAAATACCAAATACAGCAGGTGTCCGCAATGACATTGTCAAAGCTTTAAAAGAATTAAAAATACCAAATTTAAGATGGCCAGGGGGCTGTTTTGCTGACACGTATCACTGGAAAGATGGTATTGGCCCAAAAGAAAACAGACCCACAATTGTAAACCAATGGTGGGGCGGCGTTACCGAAGACAACAGTTTTGGCACGCATGACTTTTTAAATATGTGCGAACTTCTTGGGGCTGAACCATACTTATCCGGAAACGTAGGCAGCGGAACAGTGCAGGAATTAGCTGACTGGGTTCAATATACCAACTTTGGCGGTAAAAGTCCAATGAGTGATCTGCGAAAAAAAAATGGAAGAACTGAACCTTGGAAAGTCAAATTCTGGGGAATAGGGAATGAAGCTTGGGGTTGTGGTGGCAACATGACAGCCGATTATTATTCAGGCGAATATAAAAAATACGCAACATTTATGGGAGACGGTTTAAACCGTATTGCTTCAGGAGCAAACAGTTCAGACTATAGCTGGACTGAAACCTTAATGAAAAACGTTCCTCTCAACATGCTGGGAGGTGTGGCGCTGCACCATTATTCAGTTATTGACTGGAATAAAAAAGGAGATGGTGTCGATTTTACAGAAGATCAATATTTTTCTACCATGAAAGAAGCTTTAAAAATGGAAGAGCTTGTTACTAAACATTCCGCCATAATGGATAAATATGATCCAAAGCAAAAAGTAGCTTTAGTAGTTGATGAATGGGGCGGATGGTATGATGTCGAAAAAGGATCAAATCCTGGTTTCTTATATCAGCAAAACACTATGAGAGATGCTGTTCTGGCAGGAGCGACATTAAATATTTTCAACAACCATGCAGACAGAGTGCGTATGGCAAATTTGGCACAATGCATAAACGTTTTGCAAGCTGTAATCTTAACAGATAAAGCAAAAATGATTACAACTCCAACCTATTCTGTAATGAAAATGTACAGCGTTCATCAAGATGCTAAATTATTGCCAGTAATTTTTCAATCGCCATTGTATACTTTTAATGGACAAACACTTCCTGCAATATCCGCATCAGCTTCAAAAGATAAAAATGGTGCCATTCATATTTCATTAGTAAATATTGATGCAAAAAAAACAAACAAAATAGAAATTGACACAAAAGATCTTGATGCTAAAAATTTCACTGGAACAATAATAACTGCACCTAAACTACAGGATTACAATTCATTCGAAAATCCAAATAAAATTACCCCAACAGTTTTTAAAGGTTTCGAAAACAAAAAAGGGAAACTAGAAATCACTATTCCTCCTTTCTCTGTAGTTGTAATAGAAGGAATATAA
- a CDS encoding alpha-L-arabinofuranosidase C-terminal domain-containing protein produces the protein MKSNLITKIALCGLMLNGIYANAQKTTLEVNTSKTITKIQPTMYGIFFEDINFAADGGLYAEMVKNRSFEFDDPLMGWKQPKSDRHNFNTESGIAVPVQFSKKGTNHNYCRITVKDAKGYEIINEGFRGMGIKSGAKYNLTLKASKEAGNISKIIIQFIGKDNKVLGETSIAPTTSDWKEYTAQLIPTATEAKAKLRFTFEGNGTIDLDMISLFPEETWNNRKNGLRKDLVQLLYDMKPGFLRFPGGCIVEGRTLVGRYQWKKTVGQVDDREILVNRWNTEFAHKPAPDYFQSFGLGFYEYFQLSEDIGASPLPILSCGMACQFNTGELAPMDQLDPYVQDAIDLIEFANGGIDTPWGKVRADMGHPKPFNLKFIGVGNEQWGTDYIERYKVFEKAIKAKHPEITIVSGSGPFPEGDYFEYAHSELKKLNAEIIDEHYYKDPKWFRENVTRYDNYDRKGPKIFAGEYAAQSVAIASPENKNSWECAFSEAAFMTGMERNAEVVHLTSYAPLFAHEEGWQWTPDMIWFNNLESFGTPNYYVQKLFANNKGTDLLAVTKDGKAVTGQNDLFASAVKDVNTKEVIVKVVNTAAKAQDLTIDLKGSKFQSNGTVITLTSPNTTDENSFASPKKISPKESAYTLKSEKASLNVPAYSVTILKLKLK, from the coding sequence ATGAAATCAAATTTAATCACAAAAATAGCACTTTGCGGACTAATGCTAAATGGTATTTATGCCAATGCTCAAAAAACGACACTCGAAGTAAATACTAGTAAGACTATTACCAAAATCCAGCCGACAATGTATGGTATCTTTTTTGAAGACATCAACTTTGCTGCCGATGGCGGTTTGTATGCCGAAATGGTCAAAAACCGCTCATTTGAATTTGATGATCCATTGATGGGATGGAAACAGCCAAAAAGTGACAGGCACAATTTCAATACCGAATCCGGGATTGCTGTTCCGGTTCAATTTTCAAAAAAAGGAACCAATCATAATTATTGCCGAATCACGGTAAAAGATGCCAAGGGCTATGAAATCATCAATGAAGGTTTCAGAGGAATGGGAATTAAAAGCGGAGCAAAATACAATCTGACCCTAAAAGCATCCAAAGAAGCAGGAAACATTTCGAAGATAATTATTCAATTCATCGGAAAAGACAATAAAGTTTTAGGCGAAACAAGTATTGCTCCAACCACTTCAGACTGGAAAGAATACACTGCACAGCTTATTCCAACTGCTACAGAAGCGAAGGCAAAACTGCGTTTTACTTTTGAAGGAAATGGAACTATCGATCTGGACATGATTTCATTATTCCCAGAAGAAACCTGGAATAACCGTAAAAATGGTCTTCGTAAAGATTTAGTACAATTATTATATGATATGAAACCTGGTTTCCTGCGTTTCCCAGGCGGCTGTATTGTTGAGGGCAGAACTCTGGTTGGGCGCTATCAATGGAAAAAAACGGTTGGACAGGTTGATGATAGAGAAATCTTGGTGAACCGCTGGAATACAGAGTTTGCACACAAACCTGCACCTGATTATTTTCAGTCTTTTGGTTTAGGATTTTATGAATATTTTCAATTATCCGAAGATATTGGAGCTTCTCCCCTGCCAATTTTAAGCTGTGGAATGGCCTGCCAGTTCAATACCGGCGAATTAGCACCAATGGATCAGCTGGATCCTTATGTGCAGGACGCGATTGACTTAATTGAATTTGCCAATGGCGGAATTGATACTCCTTGGGGGAAAGTACGCGCCGATATGGGACACCCAAAACCGTTTAATTTGAAATTTATTGGAGTAGGAAACGAACAATGGGGTACAGATTATATCGAACGTTATAAAGTATTCGAAAAAGCAATCAAAGCAAAACATCCGGAAATTACAATTGTTTCAGGAAGCGGACCATTCCCTGAAGGAGATTACTTCGAATATGCGCATTCAGAACTTAAAAAACTAAACGCCGAAATTATTGATGAGCATTATTATAAAGATCCAAAATGGTTTAGAGAAAACGTTACCCGTTACGACAATTATGACCGCAAAGGACCAAAAATATTCGCAGGAGAATATGCAGCACAATCTGTAGCTATTGCAAGCCCCGAAAATAAAAACAGCTGGGAGTGTGCTTTTTCCGAAGCCGCTTTTATGACTGGAATGGAACGTAACGCCGAAGTGGTTCATCTTACATCCTACGCACCTTTATTTGCTCACGAAGAAGGCTGGCAATGGACACCAGATATGATTTGGTTTAATAATTTAGAGTCTTTTGGTACGCCAAATTACTATGTACAAAAACTGTTTGCTAACAATAAAGGAACTGATTTATTAGCAGTCACCAAAGATGGAAAAGCTGTGACCGGCCAAAACGATTTATTTGCATCGGCAGTAAAAGATGTTAACACTAAAGAAGTTATTGTAAAAGTGGTAAACACCGCTGCAAAAGCACAGGATCTTACGATAGATTTAAAAGGAAGCAAATTCCAGTCAAATGGAACAGTAATTACACTTACAAGTCCAAACACTACTGATGAAAACTCATTTGCTTCACCTAAAAAAATCAGCCCGAAAGAAAGCGCATATACACTAAAAAGCGAGAAAGCATCATTGAATGTACCTGCCTATTCTGTAACAATTTTGAAGTTAAAGTTAAAATAA